CATTGTACTGTCTTCCTAGTTTCTTTTTGCCTTCATGCTCTTACTTGCTTACAGATGTTTTCAACTTAATCCTCTTACAAAGCTTTGAGACTTCTTTCAGTAAAAAACAACATGTTACTTTCGTCGGAAAAAGATTTGATTAATCTCAGCAAATTACTACTACCCCATCTATCACTAGCTTCACCTCTACACTGGTTGCATCAAAAGCTTTTTCTAGTGCATACATGgaacaattttatttgtttcctttgttcTTAAACCCTTCACATAACTTTCATAATAAACTCTTGATCCAAATGCTCTAAATAACCATAATTCTCCTTCAGTCAGTCGTTCTTTCATCTCTGTTTGCCATTCGAAGTATTATTATACGTTCTCTTCCATTTTAAAAAGTACCATTGTGTCCTTCTAGTTTTTGTATTTCACCTCACACTACACAAAATACCGTCACACTatgcaaaataattattaaactTCTCATACGTTTTTTGGAACCTTACTCTTACCCAGACATAAATCAGACATACCGGTCAATGCCTCAGCCTCACGTTCATCAGCATACACTAGCATCATATTTGCATTCCTAACaaatcatacatttttcattattcagccTCATgcttattcttcttttctcctcaACTTGcacttgcacttccaaaatgtTTCTAATCTCTTCATCTACTTGCTTAATTCTTCTATCATCCGCCTCCAACCAGACTTTGAAATACTCAGTCTGTTGTCGCAATTGCATATATTGCTTTAAAACCGAATTGAGTTATCAATGTTTCTCTAAATTTACTTCCCTCGTGAACAGCTTTCAGTTCCCCTTAAAACACTTACTGATGTTCACCCGcacatattttcagtattttgtttcttattctctccctgtttttctttgattacttAGTCCATTCTATTCTAACATTACCTGAGGATATCTTTTATTCCGGACGAGTGGACGTCAggaattctctctttttccttcactgCATTTCACttcgtttaaatttttttttttttttttttcaaaagaagcaACTTTACCTTCTTTATTTTCGAGAGCAGTTTTTATGCACAATGCCTCTTTTTTCATTTCGttctgcggtttttttttttatggttctgcTCCCGTGATATTTCGAAAACGCAGTATTTTCCAAAATACGTATCATACAGATCTAGGGCAACGCCTCCACACAACGAGAAGGGGTTTCCATGACTAATAGACAGGTAGTTGACCTCTTTTATGCTATTCAGGATTTGAGAAAAAATGGCTGCACGAACAACAGAGTCAATAACATTCGGCTTAAATCTGAACCCAGACTGCTGCGTATCAGAAGCAAGGTGCACAAAGGGAAGGGCATCTCTTCATTGTTAGATGAAGTTGCAGTGGAAGCACTTGAATGGATTAATGGGACagtttttatttagctttaaCGGCTGAGTGTCCAAAAAAGGGAACTGTTGTCATAACACGTGTGTGGAGTATAAGAGGCACCAAATGGGAAATAAAGGCAGGAACATAGATcaatttgtttaatattatattaaacaaaTTGATCTGCCTTTGTTTGATGGTTCTGAAATGTTTGTTCGATGATGGACATGACATTTGTTCAGAAACATACGGAcagaaatatacagtagtatagtaaatgaataatttaaaaaatttattaggaagaaaaaaaaggaaaccaaggATTTCCCTCTTGGCAAAAGGATTCTGATTCTTTCTAGTTTAGaatctttaaagtaatttataaagGGCTGGttgcctgcacacacacacacatacacacacacacacacacacacacacacacacacacatatatatatatatatatatatatatatatatatatatatatatatatatatatatatatacatatacatatacatatacatatatatatatatatatatatatatatatatatatatatatatatatatatatatatatataaacaaatgccacgaagaaataagaaacaacggagaggttgctaggcctttcgacaaaACGGTCCTTTACCAGCAGATGTCAAGGAAAGAACCTTCAATTCCCATCCAGAACCGAAGATACATGCTCGTTATATAGACAATATCTTCACTGCTATTGATACTGACGAAGAAGCGTCCCgcctacagtatgccttgaaaAGGAACTCTAGTCGAAACTTCACTATTGAATATGGTGTTGAAGGCCGACTGACCTTCTTGGATGTaaatgtggagaagaaaggagacaggtacAATACTGTTGTTTACCAACTAAGAAGGGCTGGTGCCTTAATGCAGTTATAATGTTTGGCactaataaaatctaaaataattcacacacatgtaaaaaaaattattatgaaaggtAATACCAAATGACagggacacaaaaaaaaaaaaaaaagtttatctttcAAACACTTCATTTGAAGCGGACAGAAGGCACATTGGACAAAATGTCTCTTCCACCTTTTTACAGGAAGGACACGATCAGGCCATCGTGGATAAACAGGTGCCCCTGGGCTCTACAGCTGATAAGACAAAATAGATTTTATCTCAAGCagacaagaaaatggaaaaaaagtgaaaaataatttatgaaaaagacCGTATTTGGTAAACTTGATTGcagcaaagaaatatattttgaaaataaaacagtttaaacGATTCTTCCGTTTGGGGAATTCACTTCCCACAGAGCTTTTCTAAGGATTTTGTAAACATCAGTTCCAGTGAACTCAATCTGTTGCATCTAGTCTTCGCCGATGTATCAGCCTGGATTCTTCTTTTGACATCGTCCAGCAGTTCTGTCAAGGGTGATCCTAGCTGGAAGTGTAGCCAGGCTTCAAAGACAGCCTGTAATTATTAATACGTTAGATCATATACAATGGTTTtcgtatatagatagataattcaGTTTAGTTCATTTCGTCATTACTTCATATCTAAGgtacacagataaaaaaaatcacagttaaatagatagacagatttataatgaatagataaataacttCATGGTTAGATTGATAAATAGAGAGATAATACGTTACATCATATACAATGGTTTtcgtatatagatagataattcaTCTTATTTCAGTTCATCTTTACTTCATATCTAAGatacacaggtaaaaaaaattacagttagatagatagacagatttatagatgaatagataaataacttGATGGATAGATTGACAAATAGAAAGATAGATGGTTATAGAGACAGGCAGATAGACTGTTGTAAATGTATCGCTTTGCGTTATGCTTCAAGTTTCCTAATGATACAGTTTTCTGATTCATGAATGaattgtatttgtaaataatttttaggcttaaaataaaagaatgaattacaaaTTATGTCTATCGTAAAATCAAAACATTAATCTCAGTAGTAAGACATAAAGTGGAGTCTTGCATTTAAACAGTGTAACATttaattccgagagagagagagagagagagagagagagagagagagagagagagagagagagagagagagagagagctattcaagtgaaggattttttttttcttttaacagatagacttttcttataaatgtttttctcatCCTGAAAACCGTAAACATCGACAAGAAGCGTAACGTTAGGTGTTCGAAGGAGAGAATATTTCTTGTTAACTAACCATGAACTTTGTGAACACCTACGTTTGCAAAGTCAATGAACAGATACTTAAACTTTGTATTGTCGCATTAGTAAAAGCCTTTACTATCCAAATGTATTCTACAGAATTCGCTTCACCTGTTTCTGAATATATTTCAAGTGTTCGAGTTCTTACTCGGAATTTAACATTTCTGCTGTTGACAAACGCAGCAGAGGTGCCGTGAAGGAGATAAACGCCGGTCAACTCAGCATTCGGACAGGCGTTGGACCCTTTAAAGCAAGCGCCTGGACCGTAGTTCCAGATGCAGTCTAACTCGTAGTATATCTCGATATTCtaggaaacagaaaaatttagTATTACAAAAGTTAGTATTACCAtgtggaaaatttttaaatacaaaaaacacactCTCAgacatataataaacatacatacatatatgcaaaattttaaacatacatacaaaaacatacatcaatataaataaaacatacaatgaacatatatatacatatatatatatatatatatatatatacatatatatatatacatatatacatacatatatatatatatatatatatatatatattatatatatatatatatatatatatatttatattatatatatatatatatatatatatatatatatatatatatatatatatatatatacacacacacacaagtaacttTAAGCAAAGTAAcgtttgaattatataaaaaaaattacaaaatatttcctcAAGATAAGACATCATTAGACTAAAtatcaaaatgacaaaatttctaGGATGAACTTCTTAATGAATACCTGACCAAGAGCTATATTGATAATATCGTTGGTGGCTGTGGcggttaattttcctttgtggtCGTCGAATGCCTTCAGCGTAGTTCCAGTCCAGCCAGCTGGAAGTGCTCTTAGCCTCGTCATGTTCATCACCATTACCCCGGTATTAACTCCCCTCGGCTTCGGGAATGGGATCTAATggagaatccaggtaaaaaagtcacaggggaaaaaagtcacattaatctttcctagatagcgaccccctagggttttaacccggtatgtatcaaCTTTGTGACATGTTTAGTACaatcccgttggggattaccgtaaaaacatagaagaccGTGAATCAATGCGCCTTTTTTTccgtgacttttttctgtgacttttttttcctgtgactttattaccggccaccgtaaTAGAAGGTACGTGCAGTTATAAAGTCACTGTGGCCTTCTTTCTTTGACGACGAAGtcagtaagaatataaatgagtTAGGAAAACCTTGGACAAAGTGTTGTTCCAAATCAACTTTCGGatctctcctagatagtgaccgcaacaaagttcgggggtcgttatctaggactaatatttctctggagtcattatcttgatgatatttacagtcttttgttcatgtttttacggtaatccccaacgggttaCAACCCttgaggtcactatctaggaaacatCCTAACTTTCTGTGGAAGACTTCAGTGATTGTCACATGGGAAAAATAGACATGCTTTGCAGCGTATGTTGGTCTGCCATATTCTTGTAGTCTCTATTTTTACTTCCTGACGAAAAAGACTAACCTTTTGTCTTCGCATTCAAGAGTCtcacaacacccccccccccacccgccctGCTGTCAGAGCTAGACTAACACTCGTGGTGATCATGAAAACATAATCTATCCTTCGTTCATTTCAGTCCTTATgtctcaaggtttttttttttttttttttttttttttttgtaagttttatgctttgaggcagtggttctcaaactgggggtaattacgcccgtgggggtaatgaagccgtttctgggaggtaacgaggcactttctaaaagtaatagctCTTTGGAGCAAAATTCCAAAGCTAGGAACCAGCTGAAAGACGCTGATGCTGTTATACGATGTGCACTGTCTTCTACAGACCATCTCATTGATATTTTAGTAAAGGACAAAACAATACCATATTTCCCATTAATAATGCAGCAATAACGTctttatttactattaattaccaaagaaataatgctttaatttcaatttgtaatgaaaggaacaatgctttaattttaattttttgtcaaaggaataatgtctaaaatctaagttctttatttcttaagatatgagtaaaagtaaaattcatttcttaCATAGTATACAATGCAccagaaattaagcattccaatatttttctttcttttatattataacttcacataactgaagaggaatggggcaggggtaatggtgatctacACACCACTGAcccgggggtaacgataccacaaaatttgagaaccactgcttgaAGGGGTAAGTATACATAACTTCTACCAGATTAAGGCCTTTCCTTCACATTCttgctttcattaaaaaaaaaaagaaataaaaaccgcAAACAAACCCAGTGTTTTCATTAACACGTTCTGGCATCCCACCGTTAACAAATAGGATACAATGTTGACTGGTAAAATGTCAGGAACGATAGTGAAACCTTCAGAATTGTTGGCCACTATAGTTTTTGTTAAGGGCAAAAATCGACAACAGGGATAAATAAGCCGTTCCACTGAGCTATACGCTCAGAAAAAACGTACGCAAATGAAAGAACTTACTTTGATTATTTAACCTTCATATGAATTGCCAGACTCTAGGGGaagaacaaaatggaaatatcttaatattGTTTGCTCTAACCGTCTGCTTAGATACGCTGTTTATACAGTTGTTAACAGAACTTTATAATAACGTTCAAAATAATGTGTGTCTATTCTTTACTGATTATTATCTAACCAAGCGTTCATCACGCATTATGTCAGTTTTACCAGTCatgcatctaaaaataaaaaaaggtttagaGTATTAACACATCATCAACTCCcaaatgaaattctgttttaGATTGTACGCAGAATTATCATTTAAATGCACCCGTGAACTCATTTTAATACTGAAAGTATAACTAATTAGTGAGGCCAGTTATTATTGTATGTAAAATGGGTATGTTAGTATGTTACTAGTctatttttccctatttttcctAATTGTTAAAATCACTTTCCacccttttttttaaacttacttaTCGAAATGCTATCAGAAGGCAAATTCTCACTGGGTAAATAATGTACCCTATGCTATCAGTAGTCTCTGAAATAATATTAACCTGTAGATTATGTAAGTTATGTCAGTATTATTCATTAGAGTAATGTACATCAATGATAAAAAACATCAGTTTATTAATTGCAATATTCTgaacataataatgaaatattgacCAAATCCCTTACACGTCGATGATGATAGCCAACCGAAGTCTGAGCCAATCCAGCGGCTTGAGACGCATTAAATTTGTAGATTTCCCTCAAGAGCTCCTCCGGAGGCCTTAGGAAGAGCGTGTCCGTATCGACCAGAACGGCGGCATCTATATCCCACAAGGTCTCCGGCAGGAAGAGTCTGGCGGAGGAGCAAGGTCTCAAGAGACCTCTCATGTCTTCTCGATCCGGTGGGTACCAAACAGAACGGGACTCGAGCTCAACCCGGGATTTGTATTTGTTCGGCCAAGCGGATGGGATGGACTTGATCTGCTCGAACACATCGTCCGAATTCGTTACGACCAGGAACCTGGCGTCGGCGACAGAACAAGTCAGTGACTCAGTCAAGAATTGATGATTGTGGTTGCTTGTCAAGTTGAGGAAATGTCAGATTTTGGCAATGGTTCAACAGTATATTTGGAAGAATTTAATATCATGATGgtggttaatgaaaaaaattgaagtttaGAAATAGTGAGAtgacttctaaaataaaaaaaaacctatgacaaattttgaatttgaatgataTGATGATgccttctgaaataaaaaaaaaaccgacttaGATaacatttatggaaatgaaacatACTAATACTCAGAATTCATTTCATGTGGCTACTATACTCAAGGAAGCAAAAGTGATATTTACTGTAAGCCTTAACATaatattttgactttttaaaGATCATTATGTTATGTGgttgttaaaataaaaggaaaagcagtCTTAATCAACAGCGCAACAAAGTTTGACAGAATATTCGTTGGTATTAGGAAAACTAATagaagtgtattatatatatatatatatatatatatatatatatatatatatatatatatatatatatatatatatatatatatatatatatatatatatatatatatatatatattctgtaattagTGTTGCATcgttttactgaaaaatatgtgaacataaaaattatgatttacgAAAAGGAATAAGAGGATTGTTTACCTTAATGTTTCGTTTGTTAAACACGCGGCCGACTTCAGAAGCACTGTGACCTGGTTCATCTGCCGACTAAATGAACCCGTCTGTGAGTGTTTGTTATCTAGAAGAAAATGTTGCTTTCTACAACTTTATGCGTAATGATGCTTTATACAACTTTATGCGTAATGATGCTTTCTACAACTTTGTGCGTAATGATAGTTAATT
This genomic stretch from Macrobrachium rosenbergii isolate ZJJX-2024 chromosome 6, ASM4041242v1, whole genome shotgun sequence harbors:
- the LOC136839792 gene encoding glucoside xylosyltransferase 2-like yields the protein MVVSRDAKKRLLLGIALMLLILFLFGEPVHKTKLGLRIYTEKEILPVFIIIVCDDNKHSQTGSFSRQMNQVTVLLKSAACLTNETLRFLVVTNSDDVFEQIKSIPSAWPNKYKSRVELESRSVWYPPDREDMRGLLRPCSSARLFLPETLWDIDAAVLVDTDTLFLRPPEELLREIYKFNASQAAGLAQTSVGYHHRRIPFPKPRGVNTGVMVMNMTRLRALPAGWTGTTLKAFDDHKGKLTATATNDIINIALGQNIEIYYELDCIWNYGPGACFKGSNACPNAELTGVYLLHGTSAAFVNSRNVKFRAVFEAWLHFQLGSPLTELLDDVKRRIQADTSAKTRCNRLSSLELMFTKSLEKLCGK